DNA sequence from the Anthonomus grandis grandis chromosome 9, icAntGran1.3, whole genome shotgun sequence genome:
GcaggaaaaaaaaggaaagtttaaataaaatgcatgcCTAAAGGATAAAGGATGCCTCTGAAAATTATgtgtaagtgtttttttttatacttttgatgcgtcataacttttttaaattttaatgcacaATTTGTTTGAAATACATCTTTAAGCAAAATAAGAGATTTCTTTATCTGTCTCACGGAAGAAGGGTATCTTGATAGAAGTGGCTAGAGGAAACCGTTTTTGAGACACGGATGATCTGGATTTTATTACCAATGCTTTTCATAcctacaaaattaattttcacatttGGTCAAAAAACGTTTTACTCAACACTTTGACGACATATACTTTTAGAGTTAGGGCCAGGCGGTTCTTCATTGGACACCCGGTATAACATAAATTATAACAATGTGCACCCCTAGCTGCAATACAGGCAAAAATTCGTATATTTTGGGTGTGAACCTAATTGTTTCAGGTGACCCCAGACGAAAAAATCCAACGAATTTGAGTTTGGAGGTTTCGGACCGAGGTTCAGTTCCTCATTGACATATCCGACGATCCGGATACacgatatttaaatatttaagtgcaACTAAACTAAAATGAGGTCGAATACCACCGTGCATAAATTACATTTGCAATCTCAACTAGTATGAAATATAATCCAAAAGTATGAACAATCTTTCTAATACTTGTAGGATTATCCTCAAttctataaagcatattttcTTATACTTGTGAGTTGCCTTTGAAGCGTCCTGTTATCTCTAGCTGCTGCGTTGGAAACAAAATGCATATAGCATGTCTGACTAATGTGTAATTCATTGCAACAAAATTGACAACTTAAAAACAAACCACGTTTGTTAGGTAGGTACTATTAATTGTACGTTGGGgacttttttcctttttctgcTGTTTTCAGGAATGTGCTGACTTACATTATTAGAGATCCCACCTATCCATTACACTTTGACACCCAATGCATctgcaaaaaacttttttttatcttacttGCGTATGCTTTTAAATCTTATATATTTGGAATTATGGTAACATTCAGTTTTCTGCTTTTTCATTTCCAAGTTTTTATGCGTTTGTTAAAATTCTGGAAGAATTTTGGTAATGCGGTATAACAAAAATGAGATATTCTgagaagatatttaaaattatgataacCTGTCCTTGTGGTATagaacaaaagtaaaaaaaatcacttgttGCGAATCAGCTTTTTAACCGTCTATGTGAGATTCCCACCAGAACCAGAAAAATCCATCATgcaataacataaaaaattcacGTGATTTCCCTGGTCTACTTTTGTCCACTTACGGTACAATACATTCTTTGATCTTTACCGACTCGAGACAGGATCTGCAAATAACAATTCAtaagtttggaaaaaaaagcaattttatgttaaataatttttaaatacaaagagtttttattacagtattAGAAGGTCGAACAATCATTCATAATgaattacctcaaataaaactcctaataaaatttaagttattaacagaataattcaaaCAAAGTAAAAAGCGTGGGTGctcgatatattaaatatgacaaatattCTATTGGCAACTATCTTTGAGAGAAAAGTTATGAATATGAGGTAAAATGCACCCCACGCTTTTTACTctgatttaaattattctgttaataacttaaatattatcatgatttttatctaaggtaattaattatgattgattgtcTGACTTTCTAGTACTgttgtaataaaaactctttgtaattaaaagttattttctactttttagttcaCGATCACGATCTGCGTGCCCAAGCAAGTTCGAAAGCATAAGTTGTAGACTCCAGAAACCAGTAAAAGTAAATCTGAGAGTGCAGGCTTTATCTCTTTTACTCTCCTACAGAggatctaaaaaaaaagaatttattaatcctgGCAGTCCTAATAAGGATAATTGGAAACTGTTATCAAATTATTACATTGTCATCGGTCCTTGGTACGTACGCAAAGTTTCAAGTTGACCACACTTTTAGTGAAAATTAAGCTCAAAGATTCCGTTACATACATACAAACATAGAGACAACCTGAGCTAATAAAGGCGGGTTAAAAATCATAAACTTGgaacaatatttaatactatGTTAGCTATTAGGTATAAGCCCCAAAGAAAGATACAGTAGaatcttctttaaaaatttatttcataacatTACAGGATTCTTTAAGACATAacgagttttcaaaataaattcacaCATTATTTTGATCgacataaaaataatgttgatagAAATAAACTGGAACAACTCGAGTTTCATTTCATAAGAATCATCAAGAAATTATTGTGTCGTTATTAGTATCGAAACAAACAAAAggtataaagaatattttttttgaaaaccccttattaaataagtaacaattgtaaaccaaaaattaaaattatttaagggaATTCACCCTAAAAAACAAGAACACTAATAATACTAAGACAAATTGTACTAAATAAGATGAGAACtggaaaagtttcatttaatatggtatcaaatgctattttgaaatataatattgtTGGAATACACGAAACCATCAAcctgttttaaacaaaataatgtttGTTTATGATTAATTAGAAATAGACATGAAATAAATTAGCTAACACTCAATTCCATAAATATATtcaacaacaaaagaaaaaaacacttataaaTCTATCTTTATTACtcttattaaataagttataatatcACTACATGGTACATGCCAAGAATTAGATTGTACAGAGagctaaaaaaatccaaatttaaaacttgtttttaataattactggAAGAGGTCTGCCAAtttccattttgtttttattattgttctAGCTCtcatcgatttttttaaatatattatttattacatttccGTAAAGCGgtttatcaaataataaatcaacttaaaaaaaaagtgttctATTAGTTAATAAACTGATCTTTACGACGTTTTATCTCCTAGACTAATTAACATCCTGTATACTCATGAATCTTAAAGTCTTTGCAATTTGTTATACCATAAAtagcaaaatatattattttttttttaatttataattaattttgtatcactataataataaaaagaagttcttatcctattattttttatgtgatttctaaatatttattttgataaatcttATGCAGTAGTCttatattcaattttatagAGTAGTGGGtggaataagaaaaaagttgttATGTAAAAGTGTCAAGTGAAGATTTAAAACCACCCTGTGAATAGTAATATAGCctatatttagaatatattttattataatctaAAGCCACAcccaatgaaaaaaaaaaacattaacaaagaATAACAAAAAGAGTTCATTAAAGGAGAAAACATAACAAACTAGatctgaaataattaattaaattatttcagatTAAGTAAACTACACCGATCGTAACCGTACAATagaatatattgttaaaaaagttttagttaATGTCAACTTATCCCTTAATTGCAAAAACcggtttgtaaaaaatatatataactgtaaagttttaaaaaaagttttcaagGACAAACAAGATTTCGTTCCCACCAAATCTTCTATTGTAAAATTGCAcacattaaaactaaaagagAAACTACTCTCTGCTCTCGTATATTCAGATCGCAAAAATTCTCTCGAAGACATCAATATACTCAATAAAAACACTTCTTTGGTTCCCTGTGTATAAGTAGTTAGCGACCCTTCCCAAAATGATCACTCGTACCAAGTGTTCACCTCGGGCAGTTCGGATTGCCTTTTTTAACAGTATTACCCGATATCTgcaaaattgatttaaaaaacaaacagacTACAGTTTAGTTAATAGATCAAATTATTCGGAATCTCGCACTGCCCAATGGTAACTCGGTGCATCGCCATCTCTGATATACCGTGGTAGTGCACGAGTGCGCCCCCTAACACAAACACGTGGAAAATCTGATGTGAGTGGAACCAGATGTCAAATTTGCCGggaaaccatcgttctgggacACGTAAGGCGTAAAGCATAGCTCCAACGATGTAAAgaacctaaaataattttaaccatttttatatttcgtttttgcaaactttttaatattaacttaagtcacaaaacagttttaacaCTAGCCAAAACtctattttaataatcaatTCAATACAGAGTCCTCAAAAGGGTTTGCTACAGAAACGATTCGCAACCCAATCTTAAGAAATATTACTAAACCGAAAAAcacattacattttaaaattatttaagaactgaaagaaaaggattgtttttatttaaaagctaataaagaaaacaaggttgttttcatttaaaataaaatgaagcgGAATATTTTAAACGAGTTCCAGTGGTCTCAAAGGCAAAAAAGTGGGccttatacaaggtgtccaaaaAGGGTATCAGCAATGTGATGTTTGCATAAACCAAATACACCATATTtctatagtttaggtgaagttacttggacaagcataaaaactaaaaacgtttagcACGCGGCGTTTTCTTTATGAGGCATTGGCgtgcatataatttttgtttatctggtttaatatatatttatagtaaatatgttattttacaatcaacaaaaacatttatcaagtCATGCAAAAGTCATGGTTAGATTTAAtgacacatattttttacacagtttttttttaaattattacaaaaattgtcaaaaaaataaaatatctaataaaatactcattaattttaatgtcaatgctatttaaccttgaatttttatcttaacagtactgtaatttttttttattaagcagaTATATTAATCTATTAACGAcgtatattgtatttaaaaattgtaattcaggtttaaaatatattcaggtaGAAAATGACACaatgcctaaaaatatttaccacaaCTATTCGATTTATTATCAAAAGTATCAAAAGGCCgccaaaatgacatttttattgttcaaaagttcagacgaaagtaaataaaacaaaagatcAACGGTATATAGCAAATAGAATAATAACAAGAACTACAGTATAATATAAACGCGAAACCGATTTTAGGGTACGCCATGAGAGCCAAGTCTGCACCATGTTAATTAAAACACActgacaaaattcaaaattgttataattgttaCCATATACCGACCTATATATTATGGCACGCATCTTAAGAAATAGTTGATTCTTCGAAACTTTATTTCCACGTACAAAAGGGGTGGTCTAACAGAGCTtcaacaagaaatataaatttaaatttacctaaCTTTAAccattttcttatttcttatatttccgagatcccaatagtGAACTAGGAATTTGTAACACGCCGTATAATTGCACGGTCCGTCAGAGGAATAGGATGTTTTTGATcataaaatcattagtttttgcATTAGGGAACATTTATTGGTAGACCAACATACACAAAGACATAGCATTTGATAATACTCGGATGGATTTTCAGTTGTGGAAAAGAATATCAGGCATATGGTGACTAGAGCGTCAACTAGACATAAGGTAGCATGGATATCAAAGCCTATTTTTAAAGCCAGAAACTATGCTCTATAACTGTGCAAGTGGAATGTCTTGAACTGCATTTAAAATTCTGTTTATAATCATAAGAGCTGTTGGGTTTAGTACTATAtacaacagtttttaaatactcCAAACCGTAAGAGTATAGTGGGTCTAGATCTGGCAATTTAGAAGGccattcaatttattttcatttgttaatttaactgccaataaaaaattttctggaaaataaaTCAAGATTCGGTAGTCACTGTAGAACAAGCCGCACAGAAGCCATGCTGCTCATTGACTATAGCAGCATTGTACTCAGCAGACAACTGAAATCGCCTTATCGAATATTATTGCAATCAATGACTGGGTACATCCAGCCCTAGTTTTCAATATTCTCCTAACCCCAGTCTTAAAAATAGCTACAACATAACCATACTACCAAGAGTTTCAAAAAACTCCGCAATTCAGAAATAGATTAAACAATTTAAGCAGGTATATGAAATACTACACACGCAGCCTCTCAGAATAGAAGTTTGTAAACTGTCATTACCACTTAAAAAAAGTGGTGACAAGTGGTAAAGTTCTTCAAAAACAGATATCCGGGAATAGGAATGGTATCTTTTCAAACcatcaatcaaaaaaaataatcacgAACAAGTTGATGCAGCCCCTAGCAACAAAAGCTTCTCTATTACGAGAGTATATGTAGTAAGAATAACCAGAAGACCTGTTAACTTTGTTCATGTGTTGCCAGAATATACGAGAGTGCGCTTGTAAATTGCCCGCAACCGTCTGGACATAGGGCCTATAACTTATTACTTACTTATCAAgtataaaaatgtaatgaaaACTTACCCCCATTAAAATAAGCCATCCAAGTGACTTCTGGCTAACGTGCGTAAACCAGCCCTCGACGACCCCAAAATGAATGGCAGGAATTATTCCGCTTAATCCAAAAGTCATAAATACCCCAGCTCTAAAGGGCCTCCAGCCAGATTCCGAAAATTTGTCCCATAAAGAAACCATTATGCTAGTTACTCCTAGGGCGCATACCACTGACAGGTAAATAACCTAAGtaggaaaaatatataagtttttttaaatatttaggaccaCAAGAACAAGATTTACCTTAAGTAGCCTTTATAGCTTAGAGGAATTAGTTTCATAagcttacatttttaaaaaaattagccaaCATTTGGCTTAATAAATCTATTAGtctattactataattatatagCCTTAATTCctaatgttatttatagaaagtggttctctttttaaatttaaaaattagtttaccTTAGGTTTAAAATGGCAGTAAAATCCATAATACAGCCATGGTACAAAGCTGCCCATGATCAATAGAGCTATTCCACAATAATCCAGTTTAGAGAATAGTTTTCCTACGAATCGGGAGTGACAGTTCACGGTGTGGAAGATAAAGGAACAACCCAAGCATATAATCGCTCCGGCAAAAAAGGCtccaaaaactattttttcttgCAGTTCTATTTCCAGGGTCGGGCGCATCAGGAAATAAATCGCTATACCTGAAATAGGAGCggatatattatgttttatcaTCAATCAAAACCAGACAATGGAATACTTTAGAATTGTTCTTATCGACAAAATATTAGTTCAAGTGTTATTAATAAGTTCGTCCATAAGTTTACCATATATAATACCATAAGCTGAAACTCAACGTGACGAAAAATAACGGTTGCCTTCAAATGTTCAAAAATACATTATGAAGGTATATTTTACATACTCATTACCTAAACTTTATTATGCTATAACACGTTACCATTAAAAACacgacatttttttttattcctaaagACTTGTACCAGACGATATTTAGTGTTTTTTAGGAAGGGTCCTAGgccaatgattttattttggTTTGATGTTGTACACTACTATTATTTTGACCAGaagcttttaataaaaataatatttatgtacGTATAGCCCTATCTTTCTTTTATCTATTGATGACTACCAATTTTCTATCTTTAAAATATCAGTACTTATAGTACTTTAACTGGGACAACATTTGTTTGAACACTCCTGTCCTATAGCACAAAAATTCGCATGTAAtcatgtgatttttttttattaacaatgtGTGTGCGAATAAAGttctccaaaaataaaataatacattttatgatagccataaaataaaataatttaatatcacCTTGCTTAATACACAAAGTTCTATCTAAAGtttctttaattacttttaaacaaagttgtattaaaacataataaattataccATAACTATAACTTTTACTagtttaaaatttctaatttcaAATCGTGTTTTGATTCAGTATTTAGGGTTGAGCAAAAATGTCCTGGAGCAGCACGTAAGAGACGGTCAATAGCAAAAATTTGGTACCTGATAAGACTAAAGTTTTTCTGATTTATCGTATTTGTGATCTGTGTGACAAGTGCGCATGTTGAGTATCTTGAACTGCATTTAAAATTCTGTTTATAATCATAAAAGTTGGTGAGTTtagtatacagtgtggtgactttaactggaataaattcagttaaaactaatcaaaatttttctCGCAAAATttctgagacccgtcgatttttgtttattttttttcacatttgaagatagtttttgtattttttcacctacagggggggtccaaattaaccccaacttttttttccaaatggaaagccactttttttaaactctcattgaaaagagccctttttcttgattaaattgccctattaaaaattaatttacttttgtgataaaaaaaaaggagaaatacgaaaaaaaaaaccattaaattattaaaagttgcgtttaatgtataagatgctcaaaatgagcaccattt
Encoded proteins:
- the LOC126740769 gene encoding adiponectin receptor protein isoform X1; this encodes MSQSYYSDAEDSLPDTDTDTGGLRKRKIWDPETESIASEIKDLLDDDVNSLVEEDCIGCPLPSTPEDENVLDSEMSDVLKAAVLGTAALLPKFSGDEIDITTLAQNAATQAENVVRKMIAVGWSVCHFHHLPEWLQDNDFLQRGHRPPLPSFRACFKSIFRIHTETGNIWTHMLGCVAFIGIAIYFLMRPTLEIELQEKIVFGAFFAGAIICLGCSFIFHTVNCHSRFVGKLFSKLDYCGIALLIMGSFVPWLYYGFYCHFKPKVIYLSVVCALGVTSIMVSLWDKFSESGWRPFRAGVFMTFGLSGIIPAIHFGVVEGWFTHVSQKSLGWLILMGVLYIVGAMLYALRVPERWFPGKFDIWFHSHQIFHVFVLGGALVHYHGISEMAMHRVTIGQCEIPNNLIY
- the LOC126740769 gene encoding adiponectin receptor protein isoform X4, with product MSQSYYSDAEDSLPDTDTDTGGLRKRKIWDPETESIASEIKDLLDDDVNSLVEEDCIGCPLPSTPEDENVLDSEMSDVLKAAVLGDEIDITTLAQNAATQAENVVRKMIAVGWSVCHFHHLPEWLQDNDFLQRGHRPPLPSFRACFKSIFRIHTETGNIWTHMLGCVAFIGIAIYFLMRPTLEIELQEKIVFGAFFAGAIICLGCSFIFHTVNCHSRFVGKLFSKLDYCGIALLIMGSFVPWLYYGFYCHFKPKVIYLSVVCALGVTSIMVSLWDKFSESGWRPFRAGVFMTFGLSGIIPAIHFGVVEGWFTHVSQKSLGWLILMGVLYIVGAMLYALRVPERWFPGKFDIWFHSHQIFHVFVLGGALVHYHGISEMAMHRVTIGQCEIPNNLIY
- the LOC126740769 gene encoding adiponectin receptor protein isoform X2, whose protein sequence is MSQSYYSDAEDSLPDTDTDTGGLRKRKIWDPETESIASEIKDLLDDDVNSLVEEDCIGCPLPSTPEDENVLDSEMSDVLKAAVLAALLPKFSGDEIDITTLAQNAATQAENVVRKMIAVGWSVCHFHHLPEWLQDNDFLQRGHRPPLPSFRACFKSIFRIHTETGNIWTHMLGCVAFIGIAIYFLMRPTLEIELQEKIVFGAFFAGAIICLGCSFIFHTVNCHSRFVGKLFSKLDYCGIALLIMGSFVPWLYYGFYCHFKPKVIYLSVVCALGVTSIMVSLWDKFSESGWRPFRAGVFMTFGLSGIIPAIHFGVVEGWFTHVSQKSLGWLILMGVLYIVGAMLYALRVPERWFPGKFDIWFHSHQIFHVFVLGGALVHYHGISEMAMHRVTIGQCEIPNNLIY
- the LOC126740769 gene encoding adiponectin receptor protein isoform X3, with the protein product MSQSYYSDAEDSLPDTDTDTGGLRKRKIWDPETESIASEIKDLLDDDVNSLVEEDCIGCPLPSTPEDENVLDSEMSDVLKAAVLGTGDEIDITTLAQNAATQAENVVRKMIAVGWSVCHFHHLPEWLQDNDFLQRGHRPPLPSFRACFKSIFRIHTETGNIWTHMLGCVAFIGIAIYFLMRPTLEIELQEKIVFGAFFAGAIICLGCSFIFHTVNCHSRFVGKLFSKLDYCGIALLIMGSFVPWLYYGFYCHFKPKVIYLSVVCALGVTSIMVSLWDKFSESGWRPFRAGVFMTFGLSGIIPAIHFGVVEGWFTHVSQKSLGWLILMGVLYIVGAMLYALRVPERWFPGKFDIWFHSHQIFHVFVLGGALVHYHGISEMAMHRVTIGQCEIPNNLIY